In Arachis hypogaea cultivar Tifrunner chromosome 7, arahy.Tifrunner.gnm2.J5K5, whole genome shotgun sequence, the genomic window CTTTTgagatgagtggtttcatgacatgaTAATtcaaaaggtcaagagttcgatctttGGTGAATTCTAACACCACCCTTCCTCACTAGTCGGCTTATAATTTGATTACAATCAATGAAGTGCTGTGACTTGGGAGGCGTGACGAGGACGAAGGAATCGGGGAGAAGTGAAAGACTGAAAGCCATTACAGAAATAAATGAATactttaaaaaattacataattattcattttaaaaattaatttaattatacaaTAGTCTAATCATGGTTAACCTAATAACCAATTAAAAAGTGACATAtcatacaaaataaattacaTATTATTTCACGAACAGTAGAATccaccattttttttaaaatgtagatgaacatcttttttaaaagggctttgattattttatattgatttaaaattcaaaatatattaaataaaagcaTACAATTAGTTAACAATAACAGTTGAGAATATGATGTTTTATATTAAGAATTTTCACATGAAATGTAATATACGAGCAAAGAAAGTTCAAAGATCCGTAATTTTGTGTGAGCAAAATTAGTCTTAATTAATTATCTCTATTTTACGTAAATTTATAGTCTTACATAGTTAAACTtttaatttaactattaattttttttatatacaaatatacatAGATcagttgattttaaaaatttatattagttcatgtgattttatgatttaaattatattattattttatattttacatatttaattaattttttagatttaatgTCAAATCTGAATTTTTACTGCATTTGTCTAAAAAAGGGCACCGAGTTATTTTTTGTACCATTTACATAAAATGATCCTAGTCGAAAACACTCTCAtgataaattattttgatttaaaacaagAGCAACAGATCAATAGTTAGGTTTTCTTATTGATCGTTAATTCACAAGAAGTTGAAATAATAGATGATTCATCTATAATCTATTCATTAATAGAAAtagtatattttattcaaaaaaacagAGTAACTCACATCAttacagaaaaataattaaaaaaaataaaaggaaaacacATGAAGCTAACACAGTCTCTTATCTGCATGGCCTCTCCTGCGcttgttttgttaattatatCCACAAAGAAGTCTGGCAAGCCACAGGGGTTTAGCAGTCTTGATAAACAACCTTCCAAGGAACATCCCAAATACCACTCCGCATCCATATCCCACTGCTACTGACTTCCACCCAAATAATGATTCTTTTGCCTCAGCAAACACTGAAGGTGGTTGTTCTTCATCATTGCCGCATGACTTTGACAAAGGGAATCCACAAAGCATTGGATTATCTTTGTAGGAATCATTTTGGAATGTATTGAATTGTTCTCCTGTTGGTATCATTCCCTCCAATTGATTTTTAGAAAGGTTCAAGACAGATAGGAAATTCAAATTTGTCAAAGCCATAGGAATCTCACCTTTCAATTGGTTGCACGAGAGGTCTAACCATTCCAAACTTGTTAAATTTCCCAGAGTTTCTGGAATCATACCACTGATTTTATTGTAAGAAAGGTTAAGTCCTTTGAGAGAACTTAATTCTCCAATGACATGTGGGATTCCTCCTTCAAACATGTTATTTGACAAGTCTATAGTTGTGAAAGTGGTTAATATTCTAACTAGCTCCATGGAGTGACCTTTGATAATGACCACTACTGAATCATTGTATGTTGTTCTCGAGCTGACAGTCATGTATGACAAACCAGGAGGATGATGAGTACTATCATTCAAATCCTTCATTCCTTGAAAATTCTGAAAGAATGAGGTTGGCAAAGGGCCACTAAATTTGTTGTTGGAAACATCAAATATTCTCAACTTTGGAAATGGATGTTCGGCACTCAAACTAGTGATGGTACCATGAAACTTATTTGCTCGTAAACTGAGTACCTTTAACTCCTGAAGCGTTTCTAGCCAACTGGGAAACACATCCTCTATGTTATTCTCTGCAAGATCCAAAACTTCCAACGATGTGCAGTTAGCTAAAGACTTTGGTATTGAACCCTCTAGTTGGTTGTGGTTCAATTTTATAGTTTGAAATTGGTTGCCTTGAGAAAAATTTGTTGGTATGCTTCCATGAAAGTTGTTCACTTGTAGATCCAAAATACTGAGAGAAAGAAATGCTCCCAGACACTGAGGAATCAAGCCAGACAAATGATTGTGAGACAAGATGAGTGCACTGAGGGAGCTTGCATTGCAAAATGCTGAAGAAACGGTACCAGTGAAGTTGTTGTTTGAGACTGAAAATATTTGAAGGCCATTTGGTGGAATTGGAAGTTCTCCTTGCAGCCGATTGAAACTAAGATCTATATAGTAAATGTTCTTCCATTTGTGCAAGAGATTACGACTAAACCATTTGGGAATCACCCCGTCAATTTTGTTATGAGAAAGATCTACATAGGCCAGGCTAGGTGAGAAATAGTCAACATTattgttatcaaaattaatagagagAAAATTATTGTAAGATATATCAAGAGTTTCTAAAGATTTGAGCTTTGAAAATTGGTGAAAGTCTACATGACCGCTCAACTCAGTTGATGATAAATATAACTCTGTTAGATTTTCAAGTTCAAATATTGAATTTGGAAAACTACCTTGGAGTTTGTTATCAGAGAGAGACAACGTTTCCATAGAATAAGTCGAGAATTTACCGATTGGTCCTACGAACTTGTTGTTACTAAGATCCATATATGTCaatgaagacaaagaaaaacacCAATCTGGGATTGTCCCATTTAATAAATTATGGTCCAAATAAAGAAATTTTAATATTGAGAGTTCAGTGATATTGCTTGGAATTGGGCCTTCTAAATTATTAGCTGATAAACTTAATTCAGAAAGTTGGGTTAGATAAAACAATGATGGCGGCAGCTGACCTCCTAGACTGTTAGAATCAAGTGACAAAGATTCTAATTTGGTGAGGTTGTGGAACACATCTGGGATATGACCATTGAAATTATTAGCACTAAGATCTAAGACGGTGAGATGTTTGAGGTTTGAAAGCAAAGATGGGATTTCACCATGAAGTGTGTTTTCTGCAAGGCCTAACACAGTTAGTTGAGTGAGGTTCCACAAAGAAAGAGGTACCAATCCATCAAATTGGCAACTCCCCAGAGATAGTTGGTTAAGAGACTTCAAATGGCCAATGGAATCAGGTATTTCTCCTGAGAATACTGTGTCAGTGAGATACAAGATCCTTAGAGGAGTGCTCCAGTTAGACTTTGGAAGTTCAACTTTGAGGTCTTGATTATCTGACAAAGTTAGTTCTTGGAGATTAGGTAAACCAAGTATGCCGATTGGAAAATTCCCATGCAACTTAGTGTCTCGAAGACTCAATGAAACCAAAGAAGATGACAAATTCATCAACAAAGACAGTGAACTTTCTCCGATGGAAGACATGTTTACCT contains:
- the LOC112702221 gene encoding uncharacterized protein; translated protein: MGWFALPSFVLTLLLLIIHTPSYTSSSSVLPLCNHDDSSNLFQFKNSFAVNTSFFEHLWWRWQAEFYCSSYPKTASWNNNTDCCEWDGVTCDTTSGHVIGLDLSCSMLKGELNSNSTLFHLTHLQQLNLAYNDLSASPLSSRIGDLAALTHLNLSNSALGGDIPFTISHLSKLFSLDLSRTETLDEMGYSKLRIDPSTWNKLILNTTNLKELVLDEVNMSSIGESSLSLLMNLSSSLVSLSLRDTKLHGNFPIGILGLPNLQELTLSDNQDLKVELPKSNWSTPLRILYLTDTVFSGEIPDSIGHLKSLNQLSLGSCQFDGLVPLSLWNLTQLTVLGLAENTLHGEIPSLLSNLKHLTVLDLSANNFNGHIPDVFHNLTKLESLSLDSNSLGGQLPPSLFYLTQLSELSLSANNLEGPIPSNITELSILKFLYLDHNLLNGTIPDWCFSLSSLTYMDLSNNKFVGPIGKFSTYSMETLSLSDNKLQGSFPNSIFELENLTELYLSSTELSGHVDFHQFSKLKSLETLDISYNNFLSINFDNNNVDYFSPSLAYVDLSHNKIDGVIPKWFSRNLLHKWKNIYYIDLSFNRLQGELPIPPNGLQIFSVSNNNFTGTVSSAFCNASSLSALILSHNHLSGLIPQCLGAFLSLSILDLQVNNFHGSIPTNFSQGNQFQTIKLNHNQLEGSIPKSLANCTSLEVLDLAENNIEDVFPSWLETLQELKVLSLRANKFHGTITSLSAEHPFPKLRIFDVSNNKFSGPLPTSFFQNFQGMKDLNDSTHHPPGLSYMTVSSRTTYNDSVVVIIKGHSMELVRILTTFTTIDLSNNMFEGGIPHVIGELSSLKGLNLSYNKISGMIPETLGNLTSLEWLDLSCNQLKGEIPMALTNLNFLSVLNLSKNQLEGMIPTGEQFNTFQNDSYKDNPMLCGFPLSKSCGNDEEQPPSVFAEAKESLFGWKSVAVGYGCGVVFGMFLGRLFIKTAKPLWLARLLCGYN